DNA from Limnohabitans sp.:
GCAATACATCGACTGGGGCCCCTTCTTCCAGACCTGGGATTTGGCCGGACCTTTCCCCGCTATCCTGGATGATGAGATCGTAGGCGAGCAGGCGCGCAAGGTGTATGCCGACGGCCAGGCGATGCTGAAAAAAATCATCGAAGGCCGCTGGGTCACAGCCAATGCTGTGTTGGGCCTCTTCCCTGCCAACAGCGTCAATGACGACGACATCGCTCTTTATTCAGACGCCTCGCGCAGCCAGGTCGCCATGACGTGGCGCGGCCTGCGTCAGCAGACCGAAAAACACATGATCGATGGTGTCATGCGCCCCAGCCGCTGCTTGGCCGACTTTGTCGCGCCCGTGGGCGTGGCTCCCGATCACGTGGGCCTTTTCGCCGTCACCGCGGGCATCGGCGCCGACAAGCGCGCAGAGGCTTTCGAAGCCGCGCACGACGACTACAGCGCCATCATGCTCAAGTCATTGGCCGACCGCTTGGCCGAAGCGCTGGCCGAATGCCTGCACAAAAAAGTGCGCACCGACCTGTGGGGTTACGTGTCAACCGAGGCGCTGAGCAACGAAGAGTTGATCGCTGAAAAATACCAAGGCATCCGCCCCGCGCCCGGCTACCCCGCCTGCCCCGACCACAGCGCCAAACAAGCGATGTTCGATGTGCTGCAATGCCAAGACATTGGCATGGGCCTGACCGAGAGCCTGGCCATGACGCCTGCGGCCAGCGTGAGCGGTTTTTACATCGCGCACCCCGAGGCGCAGTACTTCAACGTCGGGCAAAGTGGGCGACGACCAGGTGCAAGACCTCGCGCAGCGCAGCGGGGTTGAGGTGAAAGACCTGCAACGCCTGTTGGCCCCTAACCTCTGAACACCATGCTCAATTTTTGGACGTCCTGCGGTCACCAGCACCTCTCGCGCAACGAGCGGGGCTGGATGAGCGCCACGCCCGACTATTGGCGTTTGTGGTTGGAGCGCCCAGAGTTGGCTTTGGTGGAGGAGTCTTGCAAGGCTGAGAAGCGCATTGCACCAGGCGCTGCTGGATGCACCTTTGATGCAGGTGACGCCCGCGCAACTCAAGGCTTTCAAGGACGACGATGCGCGTGAAAACTACGAGCTGTTTTTGCGTTTTCGGGATGACGTAAAAAGCGCCGGTTCGCTGGAAGCGGCCTACATGGCTTGGCAAAAATCCGGCAACATCCAAATGCCGCCGCTCTTCATTGATGTGGTGGTGCAGGCCATTGTGTGCAACGTGCTGGCCGAGGTGCAAGACGCGTGGGTATGGCGTGCTGCTGAGCTGCTGTTTCGCCGCCAGCGCATCACCATCGAAGGGGGCCGTGTGCTGTCGGGCGACAGCGACACCCTGGACAGCCTGAAAGCCACCGGGGGTTTGGGTGAGATGGGCCGCTTGTTGATGGAAGGCGGCGCGCCCCTCAAGGCGGTCGATGTGAAGGTGCTGCACCCGGACAACGCTGAACGCTACTTCGCACAGCGCGAGGGCCTGGGCCGTTACGCCTTTTTGCTCGACATGACGCATGAACTGCAAAACGAATTGCCGCACGGCCTGATCTTGAGCATGGTCAACGCCCGCTCGGGCCTGAAAGCCTTGTCCAGCGTCTTGGCCTTGTGGGTGCAGCACTTTTTGGGTGTGTCGGTCAGCATCGAGCCGGTGCAAAAGGTGGACGATCCGGCTTGGCGCTGGCATGTGGGGCTGGACGTGACGGCTACTGCTTTGCTCAATGACCTCTACCAAGGCGTTGAGTTGGACGCCAAGCGCCAGCAGCAACTCATCAGCCTGTTCAAGCTGCGTTTTGCCAATCCGGATGACATGCGCGCTGATGTGCGGGGCAAGGTGGTTTACCTGGGCCTGGCCATGAACGAGCAGGGTTTACTCAAGCTCAAGCCGCAAAACCTGTTGCTCAATTTGCCCTTAACCCTCTCTGCCTGAACTTGCTTCGCTCAAGTTTTGCGCTCTTTAAACGACCCAGGGCATGAAAGTGGTTGGCCAAAAGCTTTACCAGATGAAGCCAAATATCAAGAGCAAACCGCTGTTATGAAGGCGGCCAATCTGACGTGAACCGAAAAATCCGGTGGGTACACCCGGTCCGTGTCGATCCATCTTTTTGTTGAAATCGTTGCAATCGGTCAATGCCATGGCTTTGAAACCCGATACTGAGCCACTTGCGCGCCGCCGAAGAAAGCCACACCCATGTTTGACCACCATGTTTGACCGCCACGCCCAAACCCTGTTGCGCCCCGCGCTGAACGCCGCCGCACGCGGCTTGGTGCGCGCAGGCATCAGCGCCGACGCGCTGACCTGGCTGGGCTTTGCCATCGGCATGGCCGCCGCCGTGGCCATTGCGCTTGCAAGCGTGGTGGTGGGGCTTGGCGCTGCTGCTGGCCTCGCGCTTGCTCGACGGCCTGGACGGCAGCGTGGCCCGCCTGACCCAGCCCACCGACGCGGGCGGCTTCCTGGACATCGCAGCTCGACTTCGTGTTCTACGCCGCCATCCCCCTGGCCTTTGCGGTGGCCCACCCCGCCACCAACGCCCTGCCCGCCGCAGCCCTGCTGGCCAGCTTCATCGGCACCGGCAGCAGCTTTTTGGCATTCGCCGCACTGGCCGAAAAACGGGCCTGACGGACACCGCTTTGCCGGGCAAAAGCTTCTACTTCTTGGGCGGCCTGACCGAAGCCACTGAGACCATCACCGTCTTTGCCGCCATGTGCGTGTGGCCTGAACACTTTGCGGTGTTGGCTTATGGGTTTGCTGGCTTTGTGTGCCATCACCACGGGGATGCGGGTTTGGTGGGGGTATCGGCGGTTGGGGTGAAGCTGACGCGAAAGTTCAGCGCTGCGTCGCAACTTTGGGCGTCCGTTTTAAGGGAACATGAGACGTAGTCGCCTCAAGGCGCTCAGCCAGCCAGACCTTGATCACGGACTGCCTCGTCACCCCCAGTTTGCTGGCTTCGCGGTCCAGCGAGTCAATCATCCATGTTGGAAAATCAACATTCACCCGCTTCTGCTCCTGCAGCACGCGCCTGGATTTGGACAAGTCCAAAGAAGCCGTGATGTCGGCCCCATCTTCAAACGCTTGTTCGAACTTTTTAGCTTTCATAAAGTGCCACCTCTTCTGTGCGTGCGCGACGCACGGATATCAATCGGATATGGGCTCCCCGGTAGGTGATGACTGCCGACCAATGCTTCCCATCCATGACGCCAATCACCAAATAACGCGGTTCGTCATCTGTTTTTGCCGGAATTTCCAACAGCATTGGGTCATTCCACAGCACCTGAGCTTGGACGAAATCAATGCCATGCTTGGTGCGATTGGAATCACTCTTTGCGGCGTCAAACTCAAAGGACATCATGGTATAGAAAATATACCTTAATTGCCATCCAACGAGAAGCCGCCTGAGCACTATGCGCTGTGTGTCTATGGCGTGAACCACAAGAAATACGCAGGCGAAAGCCATCATCCCCAACAGCACAGGTGCGGCCAAGGCCGTAGCCGTGGCCATTGCGCTGCAAGCGTGGTGGTGGGGCTTGGCGCTGCTGCTGGCCTCGCGCTTGCTCGACGGCCTGGACGGCAGCGTGGCCCGCCTGACCCAGCCCACCGACGCGGGCGGCTTTCTGGACATCGCACTCGACTTCGTGTTCTACGCCGCCATCCCCCTGGCCTTTGCGGTGGCCCACCCCGCCACCAACGCCCTGCCCGCCGCAGCCCTGCTGGCCAGCTTCATCGGCACCGGCAGCAGCTTTTTGGCCTTCGCCGCACTGGCCGAAAAACGCGGCCTGACGGACACCGCCTTGCCGGGCAAAAGCTTTTACTTCTTGGGCGGCCTGACCGAAGCCACCGAAACCATCACCGTGTTTGCCGCCATGTGCATCTGGCCTGAAAACTTTGCGGTGTTGGCTTA
Protein-coding regions in this window:
- a CDS encoding CopG family transcriptional regulator codes for the protein MKAKKFEQAFEDGADITASLDLSKSRRVLQEQKRVNVDFPTWMIDSLDREASKLGVTRQSVIKVWLAERLEATTSHVPLKRTPKVATQR
- a CDS encoding CDP-alcohol phosphatidyltransferase family protein, coding for MAIALQAWWWGLALLLASRLLDGLDGSVARLTQPTDAGGFLDIALDFVFYAAIPLAFAVAHPATNALPAAALLASFIGTGSSFLAFAALAEKRGLTDTALPGKSFYFLGGLTEATETITVFAAMCIWPENFAVLAYGFAALCAITTGMRVWWGYRRLG
- a CDS encoding BrnT family toxin encodes the protein MATATALAAPVLLGMMAFACVFLVVHAIDTQRIVLRRLLVGWQLRYIFYTMMSFEFDAAKSDSNRTKHGIDFVQAQVLWNDPMLLEIPAKTDDEPRYLVIGVMDGKHWSAVITYRGAHIRLISVRRARTEEVALYES
- a CDS encoding DUF6352 family protein; its protein translation is MQVTPAQLKAFKDDDARENYELFLRFRDDVKSAGSLEAAYMAWQKSGNIQMPPLFIDVVVQAIVCNVLAEVQDAWVWRAAELLFRRQRITIEGGRVLSGDSDTLDSLKATGGLGEMGRLLMEGGAPLKAVDVKVLHPDNAERYFAQREGLGRYAFLLDMTHELQNELPHGLILSMVNARSGLKALSSVLALWVQHFLGVSVSIEPVQKVDDPAWRWHVGLDVTATALLNDLYQGVELDAKRQQQLISLFKLRFANPDDMRADVRGKVVYLGLAMNEQGLLKLKPQNLLLNLPLTLSA
- a CDS encoding DUF6352 family protein, producing the protein MLNFWTSCGHQHLSRNERGWMSATPDYWRLWLERPELALVEESCKAEKRIAPGAAGCTFDAGDARATQGFQGRRCA